One Fusarium pseudograminearum CS3096 chromosome 4, whole genome shotgun sequence genomic window carries:
- the KSA1 gene encoding KSA1, which yields MRRVVVTGLGAITPLGVGVKRTWTRLLNGECGIVSVADLEPQTRWQELTSTVSGLVPSGEGEGRWSASDWLSANEQRRMSKFTQYAIAASDMALKDAGWEPKSEEQLEATGVCLGSGIGNLDEIYDTSIVHHKDGYKKVSPLFVPKILINMASGHIAMKYGFQGPNHAATTACTTGAHSIGDASRFISMGDADIMVAGGSESCIHPLTFAGFGRARSLSTAYNDNPTWSCRPFDADRNGFVVSEGAAVLILEELEHAKARGARIYAEIKGYGCSGDAHHMTAPREDGRGAFLAMKKALKNAGVKPSQVDYINAHATATNVGDVAETSAIRRLMLGEEGHEKESDITVSSTKGAVGHLLGAAGAIEALFSVLAIHQGVVPATLNLQKPDVGAAFNFVPNAAQERNVGVAVSNSFGFGGTNSSLVFSKH from the exons ATGCGCCGGGTAGTAGTGACTGGCCTCGGAGCTATCACGCCCTTGGGTGTAGGCGTGAAACGAACCTGGACCCGTCTTCTCAATGGCGAATGCGGAATCGTCAGTGTCGCAGATCTTGAGCCTCAAACGCGGTGGCAAGAGTTGACAAGCACAGTCTCTGGGTTAGTGCCCAGCGGTGAAGGTGAAGGACGATGGAGTGCATCAGACTGGCTCAGCGCAAATGAGCAAAGACGAATGTCCAAGTTTACACAATATGCCATTGCTGCTAGCGACATGGCTCTCAAAGATGCAGGATGGGAGCCAAAGAGCGAAGAACAACTGGAGGCTACTGGTGTTTGCCTAGGGAGTGGTATTGGAAATCTGGATGAGATTTATGACACCAGCATAGTGCACCATAAAGAT GGCTACAAAAAGGTGTCACCACTATTCGTGCCCAAAATTTTGATCAATATGGCGTCTGGTCACATAGCTATGAAATACGGTTTCCAGGGACCCAACCATGCAGCGACTACAGCTTGTACAACCGGCGCACACTCAATTGGAGATGCATCACGCTTCATCAGCATGGGAGACGCCGATATCATGGTTGCAGGAGGCTCAGAATCGTGCATTCATCCCTTGACATTTGCAGGCTTCGGCAGGGCAAGATCCTTATCGACAGCATACAACGACAATCCTACATGGAGCTGCCGCCCATTCGATGCCGATCGCAACGGTTTCGTGGTTTCTGAAGGTGCTGCGGTTCTGATCCTTGAAGAGCTGGAACACGCCAAAGCACGGGGAGCTCGCATCTATGCTGAAATAAAAGGCTATGGCTGCAGCGGCGATGCCCATCATATGACAGCACCGCGAGAAGACGGTCGCGGCGCATTTCTTGCTATGAAGAAAGCTTTAAAGAATGCTGGAGTCAAGCCTTCACAAGTTGATTACATCAACGCACACGCGACAGCGACAAACGTTGGAGATGTGGCAGAGACTTCGGCTATTAGGCGACTCATGTTAGGCGAAGAGGGACATGAAAAAGAATCGGATATTACAGTCAGCAGTACCAAAGGTGCAGTTGGACATTTACTAGGTGCTGCTGGAGCCATTGAGGCCTTGTTCTCTGTTCTAGCCATTCATCAG GGAGTTGTGCCTGCGACTTTGAATTTACAGAAGCCAGACGTTGGCGCTGCCTTTAACTTTGTACCGAATGCGGCACAGGAAAGAAACGTTGGCGTAGCTGTATCCAACAGCTTTGGATTTGGTGGTACGAATAGCTCATTGGTATTCTCCAAGCACTGA